Proteins encoded in a region of the Microbacterium neungamense genome:
- a CDS encoding GTP pyrophosphokinase → MNSTHGDLELLTTHRLDYYDANLARRKALVEEMKPAVEKRLHAAGLNHFRVEARVKSRASFEQKVRKNPTREVEDVVGVRILVFFRSDLVVAEEVVRKMLILEQGSYVDKADLLQDSEFGYRSIQFIGRTKKGGWDAYPDPMWQVSVNSGDKVEVQIRTLLEHGFAEVEHDIRYKPGPVDITADVHRRFALTAALLEQADTNLDDIRSILHSREETRTTSRAADIKGSDAERFTRASRASIDLDRDIRIALDLKHGHVLKSVREVERAASLAGWTTFWQYQHAVESYGELGRRLAIACADTSRGVVFIDFEPQHAPIGYPGIGLYWTALAVALGVNDLDPKRPHGQISIPDGRLEEFRSVARYLVRNPDVPAPTVRDRYRAQAAPAGSTRAGDFRSIELT, encoded by the coding sequence GTGAACTCGACCCATGGTGACCTCGAATTACTGACTACCCACCGCCTGGACTATTACGACGCGAATCTCGCCCGCCGAAAAGCACTCGTCGAGGAAATGAAGCCCGCCGTCGAGAAGCGGCTCCATGCCGCAGGGCTCAATCACTTCCGCGTCGAAGCACGCGTCAAGTCCCGCGCCAGCTTTGAGCAGAAGGTACGTAAGAATCCGACTCGCGAGGTCGAAGACGTCGTGGGCGTTCGCATTCTCGTATTCTTCCGATCTGATCTCGTGGTGGCGGAGGAGGTTGTCCGGAAGATGCTGATCCTCGAGCAGGGGTCTTACGTAGACAAGGCCGATCTCTTGCAGGACAGCGAGTTTGGGTATCGCAGCATTCAGTTCATCGGCCGGACCAAGAAGGGCGGCTGGGACGCGTATCCGGACCCAATGTGGCAGGTATCGGTCAACTCAGGTGACAAGGTGGAGGTCCAGATCAGGACGCTCCTTGAGCACGGCTTCGCAGAAGTTGAACACGACATCCGCTATAAGCCGGGTCCGGTCGATATAACCGCAGACGTCCACCGACGATTCGCGCTGACGGCCGCACTGCTGGAGCAGGCGGATACCAATTTGGACGACATCAGGTCGATACTCCATTCGCGCGAAGAGACCCGCACGACCTCTCGCGCTGCGGACATCAAGGGATCGGATGCCGAGCGGTTTACACGGGCAAGTCGGGCGTCGATTGACCTTGATCGCGACATCAGGATCGCGCTTGATCTGAAACACGGTCATGTGCTCAAGTCGGTGCGCGAAGTTGAGAGAGCGGCAAGTCTCGCGGGGTGGACGACATTCTGGCAGTATCAGCACGCAGTGGAAAGCTATGGTGAGCTGGGACGCCGGCTCGCCATAGCGTGCGCGGATACGTCGCGCGGGGTGGTGTTTATAGACTTCGAGCCGCAGCACGCGCCGATTGGGTATCCGGGAATCGGTCTGTACTGGACTGCTCTGGCGGTCGCACTTGGGGTGAACGACCTCGATCCGAAGAGGCCCCATGGCCAGATATCGATTCCCGACGGTCGGCTCGAGGAGTTCAGGAGCGTAGCGAGATATCTCGTGCGGAACCCAGATGTTCCGGCCCCAACCGTGCGGGACCGCTATCGTGCGCAGGCGGCGCCTGCTGGCTCGACACGGGCTGGCGACTTTCGGTCGATCGAACTGACGTAG
- a CDS encoding zinc-binding dehydrogenase, whose amino-acid sequence MRVALRPVLWGSAFSAGCCLRAVRRYSHDVDLVEAVRDLTDGRGVDYAFEAIGLPFTIEACFEAIRRGGTAVVVGQVADGVKISIDPFVMSDQEKKLIGCNDGSTRMSIDFPKIIDLYMEGRIDLDSMVTDRIALDDVNDAFARMRQGQGIRSVIEY is encoded by the coding sequence TTGCGGGTTGCGCTACGTCCTGTTCTCTGGGGCTCGGCGTTCTCTGCGGGCTGTTGTCTGCGCGCCGTTCGCCGCTACAGTCACGACGTCGATCTCGTCGAGGCGGTGCGCGACCTCACCGACGGCCGCGGTGTGGACTACGCGTTCGAGGCGATCGGCCTGCCGTTCACCATCGAGGCGTGCTTCGAGGCGATCCGCCGCGGGGGCACCGCGGTCGTCGTCGGCCAGGTCGCCGACGGCGTGAAGATCTCGATCGATCCCTTCGTGATGAGCGATCAGGAGAAGAAGCTGATCGGCTGCAACGACGGGTCCACCCGCATGTCGATCGATTTCCCGAAGATCATCGACCTATACATGGAGGGCCGGATCGACCTGGACTCCATGGTCACCGATCGCATCGCGCTCGACGACGTCAACGACGCCTTCGCACGGATGCGGCAGGGCCAGGGCATCCGCAGCGTCATCGAGTACTGA
- a CDS encoding transposase → MGEAPKDALDDIAAELLALPPDEFTAARNAKAKELDDPQLVKDVKGLRKPVLAAWAVNLFARERAAQLQEVLDLAEALREAQDDLDAAALTALTRQRRALVRGLTAQAADLAKARGQTLTPAVTEAVEQTLNAAMFDVRAAAAVASGRLLRPLDPADDLAAVLPEAVAGSLPSAPERREVPEDEVGARRARKEAERRLHQAETDAARTEREHGRIAAELRAATARVDELAEQERRLEAELTRVREARDEARTGLGELEERLAAAARAHEDARHELEQARAQLQE, encoded by the coding sequence ATGGGTGAAGCCCCGAAGGATGCCCTGGACGACATCGCGGCCGAGCTGCTCGCTCTGCCGCCGGACGAGTTCACCGCCGCCCGCAATGCGAAGGCGAAGGAGCTGGACGACCCGCAGCTGGTGAAGGATGTGAAGGGCCTGCGCAAGCCGGTGCTCGCCGCCTGGGCGGTGAACCTGTTCGCCCGGGAGCGCGCGGCGCAGCTGCAGGAGGTGCTCGACCTCGCGGAGGCTCTGCGCGAGGCGCAGGACGATCTGGACGCGGCCGCGCTGACGGCCCTGACCCGACAGCGTCGTGCCCTCGTCCGGGGACTGACCGCGCAGGCGGCGGATCTCGCGAAGGCGCGCGGGCAGACGCTGACCCCCGCCGTGACCGAGGCGGTGGAGCAGACCCTCAACGCGGCGATGTTCGACGTGCGCGCGGCCGCGGCCGTCGCCTCCGGGCGCCTGCTGCGCCCTCTCGATCCCGCCGACGACCTCGCCGCCGTCCTCCCCGAGGCCGTGGCCGGCTCGTTGCCGTCGGCTCCGGAGCGCCGTGAGGTGCCGGAGGACGAGGTGGGTGCCCGCCGCGCCCGCAAGGAGGCGGAGCGGCGGTTGCATCAGGCGGAGACGGACGCGGCGCGCACCGAGCGGGAGCACGGCCGGATCGCGGCTGAACTGCGCGCCGCCACCGCGCGCGTCGACGAGCTGGCCGAGCAGGAGCGGCGGCTGGAGGCCGAGCTGACGCGGGTGCGCGAGGCGCGTGACGAGGCGCGCACCGGCCTCGGCGAGCTCGAGGAGCGGCTGGCCGCCGCCGCGCGGGCGCATGAGGACGCCCGGCACGAGCTGGAGCAGGCTCGCGCGCAGCTCCAGGAGTGA
- the rsfS gene encoding ribosome silencing factor: MQSPESAAHMLQIAADAAASKGGEDLVALNVSEPLPLVDIFLLVTGTSERNVAAIADEVEDKLIEAGHKRVRREGRAEARWVLLDFGDLIVHVFHAEERVYYGLERLWKDCPVIPIELSQPGV, translated from the coding sequence ATGCAATCACCTGAATCCGCCGCCCACATGCTCCAGATCGCGGCCGACGCCGCCGCGTCCAAGGGCGGTGAGGATCTCGTCGCGCTCAACGTGTCGGAGCCGCTCCCGCTCGTCGACATCTTCCTGCTCGTCACCGGCACGAGCGAGCGCAACGTCGCCGCGATCGCCGACGAGGTCGAGGACAAGCTCATCGAGGCGGGCCACAAGCGCGTCCGCCGCGAGGGACGCGCCGAGGCGCGCTGGGTGCTCCTGGACTTCGGCGATCTCATCGTGCACGTGTTCCACGCCGAGGAGCGCGTGTACTACGGCCTCGAGCGGCTGTGGAAGGACTGCCCGGTCATCCCGATCGAGCTGTCCCAGCCGGGAGTCTGA
- the nadD gene encoding nicotinate-nucleotide adenylyltransferase: MLSSTTRAPRIGVMGGTFDPIHHGHLVAASEVAHSFDLDEVIFVPTGQPWHKEHVTPSEHRYLMTVIATASNPDFTVSRVDIDREGPTYTIDTLRDLRRERPDAEFFFITGADAVAQILSWRDHDELWDLAHFVAVSRPGHVLSTEGLPTDDVSQLEVPALAISSTDCRERVRDGEPVWYLVPDGVVQYIAKHHLYRSKA; this comes from the coding sequence ATGCTCTCCTCGACCACTCGGGCTCCGCGCATCGGCGTGATGGGTGGCACGTTCGACCCCATCCATCATGGGCACCTGGTGGCGGCGAGCGAGGTGGCGCACTCCTTCGACCTCGACGAGGTCATCTTCGTGCCGACCGGGCAGCCGTGGCACAAGGAGCACGTGACCCCCAGCGAGCACCGCTACCTGATGACGGTGATCGCCACGGCATCCAACCCCGATTTCACGGTCAGCCGCGTGGACATCGACCGTGAAGGGCCCACGTACACCATCGACACGCTGCGCGACCTGCGGCGTGAGCGGCCGGACGCCGAGTTCTTCTTCATCACGGGTGCGGATGCCGTGGCGCAGATTCTCAGTTGGAGGGACCATGATGAGTTATGGGACCTGGCCCACTTCGTCGCCGTCTCCCGACCGGGACACGTGCTGAGCACGGAGGGACTGCCCACCGACGACGTCAGCCAGCTCGAGGTCCCGGCCCTCGCGATCTCGTCGACCGACTGCCGCGAACGCGTGCGTGACGGGGAACCCGTGTGGTATCTGGTTCCCGACGGGGTCGTCCAGTACATCGCGAAGCATCATCTGTATCGGAGCAAGGCATGA
- a CDS encoding glutamate-5-semialdehyde dehydrogenase, translating into MTTTVPDAVATDTAQDRLVKAKDASRLVARLTSGEKAAALEAIAAGIETEAARIIAANEEDVERGRRDGIGDALIDRLRLDEKRVAALASAVRDVAALPDPIGQVVGGHRMPNGVALEQVRVPFGVVGAIYEARPNVTVDIAALALRAGNAVVLRGGSAALRSNTVLVEVMRAALASAGVTPEAIQTVDDFGRDGAKALMHGRGFVDVLVPRGSAALIETVVTESTVPVIETGAGVVHIVLDESAPIDWARDIVVNAKVQRPSVCNAVETVLVLRQAAPQLVPVVASALQSEGVTIHGDDMVAGLVSNVVPATEEDWAAEYLSLDIAMKVVDTLDDALEHIRRYSTGHTESIITTDARNAERFLAEVDSAVVMANASTRFTDGGEFGFGAEVGISTQKLHTRGPMGLAELTSTKWLARGSGQTRG; encoded by the coding sequence ATGACCACCACCGTCCCCGACGCCGTCGCGACCGACACCGCCCAGGACCGCCTCGTCAAGGCGAAGGACGCTTCCCGGCTGGTCGCCCGTCTCACCAGCGGGGAGAAGGCAGCGGCCCTCGAGGCCATCGCGGCCGGGATCGAGACGGAGGCCGCGCGCATCATCGCGGCGAACGAGGAGGACGTCGAACGCGGACGCCGGGACGGCATCGGCGACGCCCTGATCGACCGGCTGCGGCTCGACGAGAAGCGCGTGGCGGCTCTCGCGTCCGCGGTCCGCGACGTGGCCGCGCTGCCGGACCCGATCGGCCAGGTCGTCGGCGGGCACCGGATGCCGAACGGCGTCGCCCTGGAACAGGTGCGGGTGCCCTTCGGCGTGGTCGGCGCCATCTACGAGGCGCGCCCGAACGTGACCGTCGACATCGCCGCGCTCGCGCTGCGCGCCGGCAACGCGGTCGTGCTGCGGGGCGGCAGTGCGGCCCTGCGCTCCAACACCGTGCTGGTCGAGGTCATGCGCGCCGCCCTGGCATCCGCCGGCGTCACTCCCGAGGCCATCCAGACGGTCGACGACTTCGGCCGCGACGGTGCCAAGGCGCTCATGCACGGTCGCGGGTTCGTGGACGTGCTCGTGCCCCGCGGCAGCGCCGCCCTGATCGAGACGGTCGTGACGGAATCCACCGTGCCGGTGATCGAGACCGGCGCCGGTGTGGTGCACATCGTGCTCGACGAGTCCGCGCCGATCGACTGGGCGCGCGACATCGTCGTGAACGCCAAGGTGCAGCGCCCGAGCGTGTGCAACGCCGTGGAGACCGTGCTGGTGCTGCGACAGGCGGCACCTCAGCTGGTGCCGGTCGTGGCCAGCGCGCTGCAGAGCGAGGGCGTCACGATCCACGGCGACGACATGGTCGCGGGCCTGGTCAGCAACGTGGTGCCCGCGACCGAGGAGGACTGGGCGGCGGAGTACCTCAGCCTCGACATCGCGATGAAGGTCGTGGACACGCTCGACGACGCCCTGGAGCACATCCGCCGCTACAGCACCGGCCACACCGAGTCGATCATCACGACCGACGCGCGCAACGCCGAGCGCTTCCTCGCCGAGGTCGACTCGGCCGTGGTGATGGCGAACGCGTCCACCCGCTTCACCGACGGCGGGGAGTTCGGCTTCGGCGCCGAGGTGGGCATCTCCACGCAGAAGCTGCACACCCGCGGGCCGATGGGGCTCGCCGAGCTGACCAGCACCAAGTGGCTGGCGCGCGGTTCCGGGCAGACGCGCGGCTGA
- the proB gene encoding glutamate 5-kinase, protein MSARSREELATVQRVVVKVGSSSISGEAAWRIPILVEALAKAHARGAEIVLVSSGAIATGLPFLRLESRPTDLATQQAAAAVGQNVLVYRYQEALRPFGIVAGQVLLTTGDLEHPTSRSNARRAMERLLGLRILPIVNENDTVATQEIRFGDNDRLAALVAQLVQADALVLLSDIESLYTKPPTDPRAEPIDVIAADADLSGLEFGATVVNSVGTGGAATKVSAARMAAASGIGVLVTSADLVGQALDGARIGTWFEPATTA, encoded by the coding sequence GTGAGCGCGCGGTCCCGGGAGGAGCTGGCCACCGTCCAGCGCGTCGTCGTGAAGGTGGGCTCCTCGTCCATCAGCGGCGAGGCCGCGTGGCGGATCCCGATCCTCGTCGAAGCACTGGCCAAGGCGCACGCGCGGGGCGCCGAGATCGTGCTGGTGTCCTCCGGCGCGATCGCCACAGGCCTCCCGTTTCTGCGTCTCGAGTCCCGGCCCACCGACCTGGCGACCCAGCAGGCCGCGGCCGCGGTGGGTCAGAACGTCCTGGTGTACCGGTATCAGGAGGCGCTGCGTCCGTTCGGGATCGTCGCCGGCCAGGTGCTGCTCACCACCGGCGACCTGGAGCATCCCACCTCCCGCAGCAACGCGCGCCGCGCCATGGAGCGCCTGCTCGGGCTGCGCATCCTGCCGATCGTGAACGAGAACGACACGGTCGCCACCCAGGAGATCCGCTTCGGAGACAACGACCGGCTCGCCGCTCTCGTCGCGCAGCTGGTGCAGGCGGATGCCCTGGTGCTGCTCAGCGACATCGAATCGCTGTACACCAAGCCGCCGACCGACCCGCGCGCGGAGCCGATCGACGTGATCGCCGCGGACGCCGACCTGTCCGGTCTCGAGTTCGGGGCCACCGTCGTGAACAGCGTGGGCACCGGCGGCGCGGCGACCAAGGTGTCCGCCGCGCGCATGGCGGCGGCATCCGGCATCGGCGTCCTCGTCACCAGCGCCGACCTCGTCGGCCAGGCCCTGGACGGCGCCCGCATCGGCACCTGGTTCGAGCCGGCGACGACCGCCTGA
- the obgE gene encoding GTPase ObgE translates to MVSFVDTVTLHLRAGKGGNGCVSVRREKFKPLAGPDGGNGGDGGDIILVADPQVTTLLSYHHSPHRSAGNGGFGMGDMRSGAAGEDLELPVPVGTVVKTVDGEVLHDMVVPGERFVVAPGGRGGLGNAALASPKRKAPGFALLGTPGFEGDVVLELKTVADVALVGYPSAGKSSLIAAISAARPKIADYPFTTLHPNLGVVEAGDVRYTVADVPGLIEGASEGRGLGLDFLRHVERCSALLHVLDCATLDPGRDPISDLEVILAELAAYEVPEGQKPLLERPQLVALNKVDVPEARDLAELVRPDLEARGFRVFEISTVSHEGLRPLTFALAELVEQHRSEVAVEAPKERIVIRPKGSEAEFSIRVEGGTYGNVYRVLGEKPVRWVQQTDFQNEEAVGYLADRLERLGVEDALFRAGATPGSTVVIGEGDGIVFDWEPSISSAAELMTAPRGTDPRFDRSTRRTTSERRERYHERMDAKAAARAELEEQRRASREGDE, encoded by the coding sequence ATGGTCTCGTTCGTCGACACGGTGACGCTCCACCTGCGCGCAGGCAAGGGCGGCAACGGCTGCGTCTCGGTGCGCCGCGAGAAGTTCAAGCCTCTCGCCGGACCGGACGGCGGCAACGGCGGCGACGGCGGCGACATCATCCTCGTCGCCGATCCGCAGGTGACGACGCTGCTGTCGTACCACCACTCGCCGCACCGCTCCGCCGGCAACGGCGGCTTCGGCATGGGCGACATGCGCTCCGGCGCGGCGGGGGAGGACCTCGAGCTGCCCGTGCCGGTCGGCACCGTCGTGAAGACCGTCGACGGCGAGGTGCTGCACGACATGGTCGTGCCGGGCGAGCGCTTCGTCGTGGCACCCGGCGGACGCGGCGGGCTCGGCAACGCCGCGCTCGCCTCGCCGAAGCGCAAGGCGCCCGGGTTCGCGCTGCTCGGCACCCCCGGCTTCGAGGGCGACGTCGTCCTCGAACTGAAGACCGTGGCCGACGTCGCCCTGGTCGGCTACCCGTCCGCGGGCAAGTCCAGCCTGATCGCGGCGATCTCCGCCGCACGGCCCAAGATCGCCGACTACCCGTTCACCACCCTGCACCCCAACCTCGGCGTCGTGGAGGCCGGTGACGTGCGCTACACCGTCGCCGACGTGCCCGGACTGATCGAGGGCGCCAGCGAGGGCCGCGGGCTCGGCCTGGACTTCCTGCGTCACGTCGAGCGGTGCTCGGCGCTGCTTCATGTGCTCGACTGCGCCACCCTCGACCCGGGCCGCGACCCGATCTCCGACCTGGAGGTGATCCTCGCCGAGCTGGCCGCCTACGAGGTCCCCGAGGGGCAGAAGCCGCTGCTGGAGCGCCCGCAGCTGGTCGCCCTGAACAAGGTCGACGTGCCGGAGGCCCGCGACCTCGCCGAGCTCGTCCGTCCGGACCTGGAGGCGCGCGGCTTCCGCGTGTTCGAGATCTCCACGGTCTCGCACGAGGGGCTGCGCCCGCTCACCTTCGCCCTTGCCGAGCTCGTCGAGCAGCACCGCTCCGAGGTCGCGGTCGAGGCGCCGAAGGAGCGCATCGTCATCCGTCCCAAGGGTTCGGAGGCCGAGTTCAGCATCCGTGTCGAGGGTGGGACCTACGGCAACGTGTACCGCGTGCTCGGCGAGAAGCCGGTGCGCTGGGTGCAGCAGACGGACTTCCAGAACGAGGAGGCCGTCGGGTACCTCGCCGACCGGCTGGAGCGCCTGGGCGTCGAGGACGCGCTGTTCCGCGCCGGCGCGACCCCCGGGTCCACCGTGGTGATCGGCGAGGGCGACGGCATCGTGTTCGACTGGGAGCCGTCCATCTCGTCGGCGGCGGAGCTGATGACCGCTCCGCGCGGCACCGACCCCCGCTTCGACCGCAGCACGCGCCGCACCACCAGCGAGCGTCGCGAGCGGTACCACGAGCGGATGGATGCCAAGGCCGCCGCCCGAGCGGAGCTGGAGGAGCAGCGCCGCGCGAGCCGCGAGGGCGACGAGTGA
- the rpmA gene encoding 50S ribosomal protein L27: MAHKKGASSTRNGRDSNAQRLGVKRFGGQTVNAGEILVRQRGTHFHPGVNVGRGGDDTLFALASGAVEFGTKGGRKVVNIVAAAQ; the protein is encoded by the coding sequence ATGGCACACAAGAAGGGTGCGAGCTCGACCCGCAACGGTCGTGACTCCAACGCACAGCGACTCGGCGTGAAGCGCTTCGGCGGCCAGACCGTCAACGCCGGCGAGATCCTCGTCCGTCAGCGCGGCACGCACTTCCACCCCGGCGTGAACGTCGGCCGTGGTGGCGACGACACGCTCTTCGCGCTCGCGTCGGGCGCCGTCGAGTTCGGCACGAAGGGCGGCCGCAAGGTCGTCAACATCGTCGCTGCCGCTCAGTAA
- the rplU gene encoding 50S ribosomal protein L21 yields MVYAVVRAGGRQEKVEVGTIVQLDRVQAAQGEKIELPAVLLVDGATVTTDAEKLAKVKVTAEVIGDLRGPKIVIQKYKNKTGYKKRQGHRQELTRVKITGIK; encoded by the coding sequence GTGGTTTACGCAGTAGTGCGCGCCGGTGGCCGGCAGGAGAAGGTCGAGGTCGGCACGATCGTTCAGCTCGACCGTGTTCAGGCTGCTCAGGGCGAGAAGATCGAGCTGCCCGCAGTGCTGCTCGTCGACGGCGCCACGGTGACCACCGACGCCGAGAAGCTGGCGAAGGTCAAGGTCACCGCCGAGGTTATCGGTGACCTCCGCGGCCCGAAGATCGTCATCCAGAAGTACAAGAACAAGACCGGCTACAAGAAGCGTCAGGGCCACCGCCAGGAGCTCACGCGCGTCAAGATCACCGGCATCAAGTAA
- a CDS encoding DUF4031 domain-containing protein produces MTVLVDDPLWPAHGRLWAHLISDESLDELHAFAAAQDVPARAFDRDHYDVPADMLPRLLAAGAEHVGGKELVRRLIASGLRVPARDRR; encoded by the coding sequence ATGACCGTTCTCGTCGACGATCCCCTCTGGCCGGCGCACGGCCGCCTCTGGGCGCATCTCATCAGCGACGAGAGCCTCGACGAGCTGCACGCCTTCGCCGCGGCGCAGGACGTGCCCGCGCGGGCCTTCGACCGCGACCACTACGACGTCCCCGCGGACATGCTGCCGCGACTCCTCGCCGCCGGCGCGGAGCACGTCGGCGGCAAGGAGCTCGTCAGGAGGCTGATCGCGTCAGGGCTGCGGGTCCCCGCCCGCGACCGGCGCTGA
- a CDS encoding Rne/Rng family ribonuclease → MADENDDNNTRTHDATPEQPVAEEILAPVDPVTDADPVADAEPPADAEPPADAEPPADAEPVEASASAPEPEPAQPEPVTAVSLGLLPEVFVSKVSTQLHFYAPEIVPLPARSRRDEEPEDQGGSGRRGRRRRGGSDADDQRDEPRQRQRTVEFITEPKAIKGSTRLEAKKQRRRDGRDAGRRRPVVTEAEFLARRESVDRMMVVRSKNGRTQIGVLEDNVLVEHYVARNQDASLIGNVYLGRVQNVLPSMEAAFVDIGRGRNAVLYSGEVDWDGVETGNQPRRIELALKPGDRVLVQVTKDPVGHKGARLTSQISLPGRYLVYVPGGSMNGISRKLPDNERARLKRILKEVLPESAGVIVRTAAEGATEEQLTRDVQRLTAQWEHIQKQVETQQAPALLHAEPDLLVKIVRDVFNEDFTKMLIQGEDAQRTIRAYLESVAPDLLERVESYEDEIDPFDAYRITEQIEKALDRKVWLPSGGSLVIDRTEAMTVVDVNTGKFVGSGGNLEETVTKNNLEAAEEIVRQLRLRDIGGIIVVDFIDMVLESNRDLVLRRLIECLSRDRTKHQVAEVTSLGLVQMTRKKLGLGLLETFSEPCDVCAGRGIIVHHDPVVKHRSASANGGQGRRSRGSAPSAPAPAAPSVGTHGIPEGAKTALAQIAASTLSVSEEAPRETAEPAAPAAERPKKARKKRSADRKPPRTEAEALLETVLDALPEPKAPGQGRNRRRVTTAALAGTPVVVRPEPSAPVAGGDPQP, encoded by the coding sequence ATGGCCGACGAGAACGATGACAACAACACCCGCACCCACGACGCGACGCCGGAGCAGCCGGTAGCCGAGGAGATCCTCGCGCCCGTCGACCCCGTCACGGACGCCGACCCCGTCGCGGACGCCGAGCCTCCTGCGGACGCTGAGCCTCCTGCGGACGCTGAGCCTCCTGCGGACGCTGAGCCTGTCGAAGCGTCGGCTTCCGCGCCCGAGCCGGAGCCCGCCCAGCCGGAGCCGGTGACCGCGGTCAGCCTGGGCCTGCTGCCCGAGGTGTTCGTGTCGAAGGTGTCGACGCAGCTGCACTTCTACGCACCCGAGATCGTGCCGCTGCCGGCCCGCTCGCGCCGCGACGAGGAGCCCGAGGACCAGGGCGGCTCCGGCCGCCGGGGACGCCGTCGCCGCGGCGGGTCCGACGCCGACGACCAGCGCGACGAGCCTCGTCAGCGCCAGCGCACCGTCGAGTTCATCACCGAGCCGAAGGCGATCAAGGGCTCGACCCGCCTGGAGGCGAAGAAGCAGCGCCGCCGCGATGGCCGCGACGCCGGACGCCGGCGCCCCGTCGTGACCGAGGCCGAGTTCCTCGCCCGCCGCGAGTCGGTCGACCGGATGATGGTGGTGCGCTCCAAGAACGGCCGCACCCAGATCGGCGTCCTCGAGGACAACGTGCTCGTCGAGCACTACGTCGCCCGCAACCAGGACGCGTCGCTGATCGGCAACGTGTACCTCGGCCGCGTCCAGAACGTGCTGCCCAGCATGGAGGCCGCGTTCGTCGACATCGGCCGCGGCCGCAACGCCGTGCTGTACTCCGGCGAGGTGGACTGGGACGGCGTGGAGACCGGCAACCAGCCGCGGCGCATCGAGCTCGCGCTCAAGCCTGGCGACCGCGTGCTGGTCCAGGTCACGAAGGACCCGGTCGGCCACAAGGGCGCCCGCCTGACCAGCCAGATCTCGCTGCCCGGCCGCTACCTGGTGTACGTGCCCGGCGGGTCGATGAACGGCATCTCGCGCAAGCTTCCCGACAACGAGCGCGCCCGGCTGAAGCGCATCCTGAAGGAGGTGCTGCCCGAGTCCGCCGGCGTGATCGTGCGCACCGCCGCCGAGGGCGCCACCGAGGAGCAGCTCACCCGCGACGTGCAGCGCCTCACCGCGCAGTGGGAGCACATCCAGAAGCAGGTGGAGACCCAGCAGGCCCCGGCGCTGCTGCACGCCGAGCCGGATCTGCTCGTGAAGATCGTCCGCGACGTGTTCAACGAGGACTTCACGAAGATGCTCATCCAGGGCGAGGACGCGCAGCGCACGATCCGCGCCTACCTGGAGAGCGTCGCCCCCGACCTGCTGGAGCGCGTGGAGTCGTACGAGGACGAGATCGACCCGTTCGACGCGTACCGCATCACCGAGCAGATCGAGAAGGCGCTGGACCGCAAGGTGTGGCTGCCCTCCGGCGGCTCGCTGGTGATCGACCGCACCGAGGCGATGACGGTCGTCGACGTGAACACCGGCAAGTTCGTCGGCTCCGGCGGCAACCTCGAGGAGACCGTCACCAAGAACAACCTGGAGGCGGCCGAGGAGATCGTGCGGCAGCTGCGCCTGCGCGACATCGGCGGCATCATCGTCGTCGACTTCATCGACATGGTGCTCGAGTCCAACCGCGACCTGGTGCTGCGCCGCCTGATCGAGTGCCTGAGCCGCGACCGCACGAAGCACCAGGTGGCGGAGGTCACCTCGCTCGGCCTCGTGCAGATGACCCGCAAGAAGCTCGGGCTCGGGCTGCTGGAGACCTTCAGCGAGCCGTGCGACGTGTGCGCCGGCCGCGGCATCATCGTCCACCACGACCCCGTCGTGAAGCACCGCAGCGCCTCCGCCAACGGCGGCCAGGGCCGTCGCTCCCGCGGCAGCGCCCCGTCCGCGCCGGCTCCCGCCGCCCCGAGCGTCGGCACGCACGGCATCCCGGAGGGGGCGAAGACCGCGCTCGCGCAGATCGCCGCCTCGACGCTCAGCGTCTCCGAGGAGGCGCCGCGTGAGACGGCCGAGCCGGCCGCTCCCGCCGCCGAGCGTCCGAAGAAGGCGCGCAAGAAGCGGTCCGCGGACCGCAAGCCGCCGCGCACCGAGGCCGAGGCGCTCCTGGAGACCGTGCTCGACGCGCTCCCCGAGCCGAAGGCCCCCGGTCAGGGGCGCAACCGCCGCCGGGTGACCACCGCCGCCCTCGCCGGCACTCCCGTCGTCGTCCGCCCGGAGCCTTCAGCGCCGGTCGCGGGCGGGGACCCGCAGCCCTGA